Within the Miscanthus floridulus cultivar M001 chromosome 17, ASM1932011v1, whole genome shotgun sequence genome, the region agaggctgGCACAGAGTTagccctgctgtgttatctagtcactgttccAGCAggacagctgtactaggacttgATGGATAGACCTGTATAAATAGAATAccatggcaactcagtaaagagagttcagatttgacatctcccatacagggcttcggccaacgctgatgtcttgtactgtgtatgtatgctctgttctccctcttcttcaacctctagccatagtgtgtggggacggacaatgcttgtttgtggtcggcacggctagtgggtgctcgacaacactagcgggtgctcggcaagactggtgagtggttcactcacctgagccggtgtcctgtgggccaacaaaacTCACCTTTTTAATGAACTGATTTACAAGCAATTCACAATGGGTGGACACCTAGGTGACACCAATTCCATAGCTGTTAGAGTGATGTGTGTACACATGTTACATTGCTTGTTTCTGAATTACAAAGCATTACAGTAACTTCTTGGTCAAAAAAGGCATTACAGTAACATATATGATTCGGTTTCCTACCTCTACATGGAAGAATACCTTTTGATAAACATAAACTTAAAAAACACACAAACTGGATTTGTTCTCCTACCACAGTTGAGATGCATTGCATGATCACCGAACACCcccatccactctctctctctctctccatctgcACATCTCCCTTTCCCATAGTGGCCACAGCTGAGATATGTTCTGCGTGATGGTTGAACCATCTCATGGTGGTCATGTCATCTTTGTGCTTTTGTTTATCATCAAGGTCTGGGGCTGAGAGAATTTCAAGAGTTTGAGGACAAGTCGGCTGCCATTAACCGCACCACTGGTGTTGGGAAACAACTGAGAGATATGCTGAAGGTTTGGTGCCGCTGTTTGAACAAGCTATTGGTTGGAAGCCTCGAATATAAGGAAATAATTGAAGCAGATCAGGAGCTGGTAATTAATCGATCTGTGTAGGCTCCAGTAGTTTCAATTGCATTTGTACACATGGATAATATTCATCACCATTTTCACTGTAGTCTTTGGCTCTTTGCAGGGGATAACGTGCTTCTGTGAAGATCTTGTGGAGGAGATGATGTGGGGAATGAAGAATCTCATGCGCAGTTTAGTGCCTCAAGAACAAAAGGTGCTGACCAAGGAGGAGCGCCTCCCTATGGGCTGGAAATGATCCTGCGCTGTCATAACTTTGATGTCAAGCCAGAGATGGTGAGTTTTCATCAGAGCCTGTCTTTAGTTACCTTTTACCTGATGTGTCAAGTACTGATCTGTGCGCTTGAAACCCTTATGGTTGACCCAAAACCTTTTTTTGTTGTAATTAAACAGAAGACTCACAGTTCTTTTTTTTAACAAAATGGCACGAGATTATGCCCAATTTCATTGAAATGAGGAGAAGAAACAAGCCCCTAGGGGTGGAAGAAGGCTCACAGTTCTTATAGATATACATTTAGTTACTCATTTTATTGCCTATTCATTTTAGTTTCTGAGGTTAGTTTTTATAAACAAGTAAAGAATTATGCCTTGTTTATGGCACAGGGATAAAATATTTGTCTTGTTCTTTACAAACCTGTTGTGTTATCTAAAAAAGGTTGGGTCATGCCTAACTTTGATCAATGCCCCTTTATTTGTCTTCATCTAGGTCAACGATGAAATAGTGGAAACAGCTTGCTTCTTTTATGACTGGTGACTTGGTTGTAAAGAAGCATTCCAGGAGCCTTCACATGTCAGATTCAGATCTTATGGAGATATCTGGGTTCAACAGCCAGGACTGGGATACTATGAAGATTGCAACTGCTATGAAGATGATAGCTTATCCAGACGAAAAAGTTGAGCACCCTCCTGAGGTGAGCCATAATACTACTTTTGCaagagcgtgtttagttcccaccccaatatccaaaaaagtgctacagtacccatcacattgaatcttgcgatacatacatggagcattaaatgtagacgaaaaaaaactaattgcacagtttggttggaaattgcgagacgaacgttttgagcctaattagtccacgattgaacactatttgccaaataaaaacgaaagtgctacagtagcccaattTCCCAAATTTAGGCAACTAAACACGCTCCAAGTGTGTTTTCGGGCCTGTTTGGCAGAGTTGTGCTCTCTGATTCTCCGGTTGTGCTCCCTGATTCACCGGTGAAGTGATTCTGAGTGATTCTCTGTTAGAATTGATTCTTTGTGATAAAATCGTTTAGCAAGTTGTCTGCGAAGTGATTCCTGAAAGGAAGGATTTTGCTAGAATTGTCCATAGTACCCCTGAACTGAAGTATGCCCAATATTTGTATGATACATTATGGTTTTGTTAGAAATTGAGACTAGTGAAATTCTCCATGTATTTCGTGATTTTTGCATGCAGTGCAAAGGACTAACACAAACATTTTTTACATTCTCATCACACCAGTCTGCAGTGTCTTCCTTCGTGGTGCTGATATTCGGCATGTTCGCTgtttggtttctggactgataagctcagctggtgctggtttgttgtgagaggaaaacattgttgactatctgataagtcatgactgaaaccaacaagcgaacaggccgattgttTCATGTCTTAGAATTAGTATTAGTAGTCATACTTCACAAACATGTAAAGGACTAACACTCatgcaaaaaaaattattttcagcTAGCTACACACCAGCATCacatacaaaatccataatacaagaagaaacatgtCTCCAAATTGTAGATATGAGCAAGAGAGGCTTGGACGGCAGCGAGAGGAGGTAGGAGGCAGCCtgcagcaatacaaatcagagaCAAAATCAGATGGATATGAGGGAGAGAACGTATTTGAGAGGGATGGGATGAGTATCGGCCTTCAACTCACCGGAGAGCAGTCGGGGAGGGGCCCAGCGGCCGGCGCGGACGAGCAGTGGAGGGGCACGGCGGCCGGTGCGGACGAGCAGTGGGCGTTGCACCGGGACTAGGAGCGGGCGTCGGGGAGGGGAACGGCGGCCGgcgcgctccgctcgtcgctcgCGCGAGAGTCGCGACGCGGGCGCCGCACGGAGGGGACAGAGAGACGGTGTGGGAGAGGAGACCGAAGGGATTTCTATTTTTATATCAGTGGCATTTGTGGGTAAATATCATGAAAGTTTGTGGGGAGGTCTGTAACCTCAGATAGTGGGGATCGGGAGTGACTGAGTGAGTCCGGGGGAGCATGTTTTTACCGTTCCCTCGGATGTACACAGAATAGAGAGCGATTCACTCAAATTCACTGGAGAAGCTAGAGCGTATTTTTGTGTTTGGCAGCCGAGGAGCACTCAAATTCACTGGAGAAGCTAGAGCGTATTTTTGTGTTTGGCAGCCGAGGAGCAATTCTCTTAGAGAATCTGATCCATGGAGCGCTCCCAGACGCAGCCTTCATTCACCATGCAGTCGCTATGCGTATATATGTCATATATACGAATCTCATATACTTGCCTGGTCTGAGGTTTTGTGTATGTCTGTTTCTATCAGATGTTCTCAAAAGATGAGCCATCGAAGATAAAAAAGATGCAAGTAAATATAACGATAAGATCATCAAGCACAATGTCGCTAAACGCTCTGTTCGTTTAGGctgatttggcttataagccatgactgaaagtactgttgtctggtttggtgtgaaagaaaaatactattcattggctgataaatcatggcttataagccagatacgagcaagCGAATAGGCTGAAAGTCTTCGAAGAATTGGTGGGTGCCAAAAGATGTAGGGAGATTAAGGTGACACTCATGCGGCACTTGTTCGTGAAGCTACCTTGATGGTTGGCGAAACTGCAAACAAGAGGCTCAATCAAGCTGATGACTGAGGTCTGAGGGCTCTACAATCTACAAACTGATgtaggcctgttcgcttgaatttatcagcctgcttatcagctagaatgtacagtattttttctctcacaacaaaatagctttAGCCAACTTAttagccgactttaataccaacCGAACAGGCCTAAGATGGGATGATGTAAGACTTTGTTTGGATGGAGATAATTATGGTGTAAAAACATGAATTAAGGTTTTAATTAAACGTATTATCTACTGACACAGAGTTATTAATTCTTTGTTATTTTGATCGAGTACCATTGTTGATATTGTGATGGAAGCATGCAGGTCCCACATGAATTGGTGCATTTGAACCCTGCTCTCAGGATGTCTTTCCTTTGGATTTCATTTTATATCCATGGTAGTCCTAATCATCTGTGCACACAAGACTTGTCGTCAGCTAAGCATCACTTTGGTATCGGTTAAGCAAGGGTGTGACGGCCTGTCTTTGATTTCATTAAAAGATTTAGAGATATTAAAAACTGATGTTTTAATTTGATAATTTATAAAATGATTTTGCTGATTTGTTTTTTGTTGGCTTACACACACATATTAAAGAAAAAGTTGGAGCACTTTTGAGTTTCTCATTATTAATTAGTTGTTACAAAAAGCTTGGGCCATTGAAAATCGAAGTAATGTTGGAGAATATCTTAAATCACATCATTCTAATATGGGCGTGGCTAGCGCCCGGATGTCCGGACATCCGCGCAGCCCGCCCCGTCCGCCTTCACCCCATCCCACGTGCGCATTTCGCCCCATCTCTGCGCCCGCTGGTCGCCCCtgacccctcctctctctctgcgTGAGTGCGCGGGAAGCACTCAGAAGCCGGGATGAGCAACTGAGGACAAGCACGCCCCTAGCGCGCCCAGACCACAGCACCACCGTCCGCCAGCcccccgccgcgccgcgccctgTCTGCTCGCCCCCGGCCGTacaatataaaacacttgcaacataggaaatatttgaatgcaacatacgtctgaaagtatatgaaacatttggaacacgcacttgcaacatgtgtgtgaaacacacGAAACATCCAgatttgcaacttgcaacatgaaactacttgttgcaacataagactaaaacaactgaaacatttggaacacacTGTTGCAATATATCTCGAAACAtctacaacatccagataaagaaAGATTGCAATAGACATctagaaacagatgaaatattttgaacaaacgcttgcaacatgtctctgaaacacttgcaacatatgcaacatgtgcaacatcctccgATATACTTTTTGCAACATCAAAGATCAAAtaaatgcaacatacatttgaaatgtctgaaacacttgaaaacacacacacatatatatgcaACGTATGGGAGAGAAGGTCGGGCCAGTCGATTCTGGGCGTTGGGGTGGGAGCCGGCGGCAAGCCGGCGCGcaagcaccaccagcaccggccACGCTCGTGGGTGCCTGGCTTGACCAGGGAAGACTAGAGGCGCCACAGGACGTGTGCCCCAGCGGCCATGCGGGGTCAGTTGCGTGCCCAACGGCGATGGGCGACGAACGAACAATCAGGTGACTGCCACACAGGTGAGCGGTGCAGGGAGCGAGGGCGCGCGATGTGGCTGGTGATGGGGGTAAGGGCACGGTGCGATAGCCAGATGAGCGCGCGCTGGAGAAGGGGGCGGACGTATGAGCAGCCATGCTGCTTTGAGGCCGGGTGGATAAGCACGAATGAGTGAGGTGTGGGCTTGGAAGGGACGAGCGGATAAGCGCAAGGGAatggtaatttgttttttttttgtatggGGCCCACTCCTAGGGAGCCACGTCCAGAAGAGTCATGGACGAACGCCCTGCACGAAATATTTCTGTTCTAATGTACATGCTATTGAGTATCGTTTGATAGCTCAGACGTTGTTTTGTTGttggagaaaaatattgtacgaTGTCTGATAAACCATGCTAATATGTTTAAACGAACCGGACGTAAATaagtttcttgttcttctttcaagtcaattccatcttttgCCGATCTTGTATAGTCGCCGATCAACATCTTGTCCAACAGCCAAACGCTGATGCAAAAATCGTCGCGTTTCAAATTTCAAATCTCGACCTTGTAGAGTCGCCGATCAACATCTTTGTCCTTCTCATCTTTGCCCACACACGCCCAAACCGGACCGCGTCGGGCCACCACCCTGTTTCGGCCAGAGCCCGTTCCACTCACTGCTCCCCCACGCGCTCGCCCCCGCCCCCGATCCACCACCGCGGCCGCGATGAGCACCGCCTCCGGCGACGGCGCGGACGCCGGCGGCGACGGGGCCTCCTCTGCGGCGGCGGCCGCGTCGGCGCCCGCCGGGAGACGGATCCCGCCCGCCTCGTCCATGCCGTGGGTCCGCAACCTCCGCCGCTTCGTCGGCACGGGCGCCGGCCTCGGATCCGAGGCCCTCATGGGTCAGTCAGTGCCTCTCGCCTCTGTTCCTCCCTTAGCCAGCCCCTCCGGCCTCCGCGCTAGGCTAGGCTCGGTCGGAGTTGCGCGCTTTGGATTTCGAGGTGGTGGTGGTTAGGTGCTAGGACTAGGGTTTACATCCGCCCCAGGTTGAAATGTGTGTGGTAGGAGGATGGGATCTGTGCACCATAGGGTTTATGGTGATGTAATGCAGCCCCACGGGTACCTTGGATACTGATTTGCAGCTGTTGATTTTGGTGGTGATTCATTGGGGAAGAGAATGGTGCTTTCTGAAGAGGTAGTGACGTTTAGGAAGGCTATAGATTTTGGATGTGTGCTGTTTGAGCTTGCACCTATACTCATTATTTGATGATAGGGGGATACCTGGCCTCAGGACAGTGGGCTGAGTGCTAGTACTTCTCTGTCGCTGCACCTGTACGGAGAACTAGGACCCTTTTTCTTTTGTAATTTATCACATTTACTGAATTAAAGTAGTTTTGGTAGTTCCTTATCCATGGGTGCAGGAAATTGATACAAAAAACTAGTATGTTCTCTTTGGAAACAAGCTTAAAATAAAATGCTACACTAGACTCTGGTGGTTGCTTTATTAATCAACATATACATTTCGCACTACACTCATGATTTGTTCTATACGCGCAATTTGCAGAACTGGAGACTAAAAGGATATTGCTTGAGATTTTCAAGGAGCGGCAGCGGAAGAGTGCTGAAGCTGGTTCCATCCCAAGTTTTTACAAGAAGGTGCATGATTCAGTTTGCTGAGTGTTCTTGTCCTTTTATATTTGTCCTCGTAAGATGGAACTTACAGCTTAACTTAAAATAGAACAGTAGCAGCTCTAGCTGCCTGCATAGAGAATAGTAATTTCTTTTGGGTTTCCTCAGTAATTTCACTTAGTTCTATTTGTAGAATCTAACACCCTAGTTGTGGATACTAAACTAATCTCCATCTTGTGTCCAGAAACCTGAAGAAggatccattagctctagggttcAGAGGTTGGCCAAGTACAGGTTTCTAAAGGTAGCATCTTTTGATGACATGCTAAGCTTTATTTTGTTGGCATTTTCCTTTTCATGACTTGTGCCTTATGGGAGATTTTCAAAATCAATTACAGAAACAATCAGAACTTCTGCTGAATGCTGATGATCTTGATGCCATGTGGGTTTGTCTCAGAGAAAATTGTGTTATTGATGATGCTACAGGTGCTGAAAAGGTAGGATTCTTTTTTGATACATGTATTTTACATCACATCCATTTGTAAAGTCTTAGTTTTTGTTGCATGTTTGAATGTCAGCATACTAGTTTCGTTCCGGGCTCACCGGTTCACCACTAATAGCTACATGCGTGATCTCCATTTATGTTTCTTTAGCTGTTTATGTAGCACTATTTTTATTACTATCACCCTTTCTTATTTCTTCCTGGAATACTGCAGATGAATTATGAAGATTTCTGCCATATCGCCACAGTCTGCACGGAGCAGATTGGTCAGAAATGCAAACGTTTCTTCAGCCCTTCAAACTtcatgaagtttgagaaggatgaTTCTGGGAGGATTGCTATCCTACCATTTTATCTTTATGTCATGCGAACAGTGAGTTATTTTCTGCAAGAAAGAGTAGTTAAAATTGCCAGCTAGTTTTGTCCCACATGCTTCACTTTGTCTAATAGTTGTGGGTTGGTTAAAACCCACATTGTTAGCAATTCCGTTCTCTACTCTTATCTGAAGTAATTTTTTACTCCATTAATTATTCTGTTTCATTATTTATACCAAGTTTGTCTAAATAACTGTTAGGCTACACCTTAGAATCTAATTGTGCAAATTATGGTGCTATATACTGATCGTTTGCTTACTGGTGCTTCTGCAGGTTTCTCTTACTCAAGCAAGAATTGATATGAGCGAGCTCGATGAGGATTCTGATGGTTTCCTTCAGCCTCATGTAAGGTCACCCCAGGACACGTTGATGATTGTTtgcaccttagaagtgttttttATGCCTTAATTGTTCTCGTAGGAAATCGAAGCATGTGTAAGAGGACTCACTCATTTATTTTCATAGGAAATGGAAGCATATATTAGAGGACTCATCCCCAATTTGGCACAATTGCGTGACATGCCCACTGCATTTGTTCAGATGTACTGCCGCATAGCTGCACGCAAGTTCTTTTTCTTCTGCGATCCACATAGACGGGGTATAAGAAAAAAGAACTAGACTTATACAGTGGATTTATATCCAAAACAACATTATGAGATTAACTTCCTATGCTGTATTATACTGTTTATGCTTGCAGGGAAAGCTTGCATAAAGAAAGTGTTGCTGAGCAATTGTCTTCAGGAGCTAATGGAACTACATCAGGTactttttaatatattttttgCACTGTTCAATGTGGTGAACTTGATAATCTTGGTACTTCTACATTGAAATCTTGCTGCATACTCGTATTCCACATGGTTTTGGGGATTTGCGCATTTTGATGATTATCATCACTTGTATTTTCAGGAGAGCGAGGAAGAGGTAACCGATGCCGAGCAGGCAGAAAACTGGTTTTCCTTAACTTCAGCTCAGCGCATATGTGGTATGTCAGCTGGAATTCTCGTAAATAGTTGTTTTGCCCCGTAGATTTGAAAAGTATTATCTACGTACCATTCTAGTGTGGTGTATGGTCAGTGTTTGATTTTTACCTGATGCCTGCGCAGACATGTTTCTTGCACTAGATAAGGATACAAACGGTACACTGAGCAAACAAGAGCTCAAGGAATATGCAGATGGTACATTGACTGAGATTTTCATTGAAAGAGGTTAAACTCTGCCACTGTTATTTTTAAACTTTATTGTTGTCCCAAAGCTAGTGTCTTTAGGCATAGATCATGAACTGTCTTTCAGAGTTTGCTCATGAATGCATAACAACAATGTGGTTGTGTTTTTCAGTTTTTGATGAGCATGTTCGCCGGAGCAAAGTTGGAGGTGGAAACAGTCGCGAGATGGACTTTGAAAGCTTTCTTGATTTTGTTTTGGCTCTAGAAAACAAAGATACCCCTGAAGGCTTGACATATTTATTTAGATGCCTTGATCTTAATGGAAGGGGGTTCCTTACAACTGCAGATATCCATACTCTATTTAGGTATGTAATTATTTATGGACTAATTTACACTATACTAGTCTGATGATAGATCTACTTGTTCATAGTCATGGACATGCAGATGCAGCCCCCCTTTTTCTGATGGCCAAATTAAAGTGTTTTAGCATAACATTTCAAACTCAAGTTTGAAAATCTATACCCTTTTGATCAATCTATTTGGCTTGAAAGCAGTACCGAACGAACTTTGGTTTTGACTTGCTCCATTGTGATGCTCTACTCTGTTATTTGTATTTTTGCGAAAATTTACCTGCCTATATAAAAGTAAAAGAGGGGAAAAAGGACCGACTCTTAAACTACATGAGGTTGGCTTGAAACTTACTTTCGCCGATTCAGTTGCACTACCTATTTCTGTTATTCCAAGCTGCCTAGAGTCAGCCTGTCATCATTATGGATTTACATGTATAACaataaaaaaattgaaatttgtgTTAAATAGTACTGTGAAGTACAAAGCTTGGGTTCTGTTCGTTTCCTATTTTGGGAAGCACCTGTATTCTGGAAGAAAAGAAAGGAGGCTGTTAGAGTTAACATTCCTACCTGATGCCATCTTCCTAGAttgaatacaacaacaacaacaacaacaacaacaacaaagcctttaagtcccaaacaagttggggtaggctagagttgaaacccagcagaagcattcaaggttcaggcacgtgaatagctgttttccaagcactcctatctaaggccaagtctttgggtatattccatcctttcaagtcttattttattgcctctacccaagtcaacttcggtcttcctctgcctttcttcacgttactatcctggcttaggattccactacgtaccggtgcctctggaggtctccgttggacatgtccaaaccatctcaactggtgttggacaagcttttcttcaattggtgctacccttaatctatcacatatatcatcgttccgaactcgatcccttcttgtatgaccgcaaatccaacgcaacatacgcatttccgcgacacttatctgttgaacatgtcgttttttcgtaggccaacattctgcaccatatacaacatagcaggtctaatcgccgtccaataaagcttgccttttagcttctgtgatacccttttgtcacatagaacACCAGacgcttggcgccacttcatccaccctgctttgattctatggctaacatctttatcaatatccccgtctctctgtagcattgatcctaaatatcgaaaggtatccttcctaggcactacttgaccttccaaactaatatcttcctcctcccgagtagtagtgttgaagtcacatctcatatactcagttttagttctacttagtctaaaacctttggactccaaagtctcccgccataactccagtttctgattcactcctgtccggctttcatcaactagcactacatcgtccgcgaaaagcatacaccaagggatatccccttgtatgtcccttgtgacctcatccatcactaaggcaaacagataagggctcaaagctgacccttgatgtaatcctatcctaatcgggaagtcatccgtgtctccatcacttgttttaacactagtcacaacattgttgtacatgtccttaatgagcccgacgtacttcgttgggactttatgtttgtccaaagccaaCATtctttggtattttatcataagccttcaccaagtcaataaaaaccatgtgcttGCTGAACTTTTAGTTTGTTCTGCTGGCCTTAACAGGCAGTATATCAGTTGCTTCAATAGTTAATCTCTAACCACCAGATGCTGTTATGTATTTCTGTTCCCCTTTTGCACCCACAGCCACAGGCATCctctattttatttttttcttttaaattTAGTTTGAATCACCAGTTGCAATGTTGTTAGGCAACACGTGGGATGTGACTGACAAGTATTATCCCAGAAGGCTTGAACAGGGGCTGCTCGGTTGCTGTTTAGCTTTTATGCAATCTAACTAGCTAAATGTGTATTTATTAAGTCCTGTAATATTTTACTGTAATTTGTTGATTAAAAATAGTTTCAACTATTATAGCTGATACTAGAAAATGCTCAATACAACAAGTTAGTCAACTCAGATATTTGATCATTTTCTGAATTCTGATACTCATTTCTCAATAGtcttcaaaatatgttttcaagTAGTGCTATAAATTCTTACAACACTATGCTAGTGGAGGCTTATGTATTGAACTTATTCTATGATGTG harbors:
- the LOC136516946 gene encoding probable serine/threonine-protein phosphatase 2A regulatory subunit B'' subunit TON2, coding for MSTASGDGADAGGDGASSAAAAASAPAGRRIPPASSMPWVRNLRRFVGTGAGLGSEALMELETKRILLEIFKERQRKSAEAGSIPSFYKKKPEEGSISSRVQRLAKYRFLKKQSELLLNADDLDAMWVCLRENCVIDDATGAEKMNYEDFCHIATVCTEQIGQKCKRFFSPSNFMKFEKDDSGRIAILPFYLYVMRTVSLTQARIDMSELDEDSDGFLQPHEMEAYIRGLIPNLAQLRDMPTAFVQMYCRIAARKFFFFCDPHRRGKACIKKVLLSNCLQELMELHQESEEEVTDAEQAENWFSLTSAQRICDMFLALDKDTNGTLSKQELKEYADGTLTEIFIERVFDEHVRRSKVGGGNSREMDFESFLDFVLALENKDTPEGLTYLFRCLDLNGRGFLTTADIHTLFRDVHQKWIEGGNYELCIEDVRDEIWDMVKPADPLRISLSDLLSCKQGGTIASMLIDVRGFWAHDNRENLLQEEEEQVEEA